A genomic region of Desulfuromonas sp. TF contains the following coding sequences:
- a CDS encoding sugar phosphate isomerase/epimerase: MTDHRLHVHVPWAQLRATLPFLLERSLQPEIAFKGPDLDMVSPQHLRDAGRQLAGAGLKVTIHAPFADLNPGALEPLVFKATRQRFFQTLEAADRLGARLVVFHPGYDRWKYSGLDHLWLNQNLHFWPPLLKRAAEQKCTMALENIFEKDTGTLCDLLSALDTPWLGHCFDIGHWSLFADVSLSDWFNALGSRLVHLHLHDNLGVRDDHLPVGEGRIDFAALFQLMSSLPAAPSMTLEAHTRSNLLRSLTGVAPFLVT; encoded by the coding sequence GTGACTGATCATCGCCTGCATGTCCATGTTCCCTGGGCTCAATTGCGAGCGACCCTGCCCTTCCTCCTGGAACGAAGCCTGCAGCCCGAGATCGCCTTCAAGGGGCCGGATCTCGACATGGTGTCCCCTCAACACCTGCGGGACGCCGGTCGCCAGTTGGCCGGGGCGGGCCTGAAGGTCACTATCCACGCTCCTTTTGCGGATCTCAACCCTGGGGCGCTTGAACCCCTGGTGTTCAAAGCGACCCGGCAGCGCTTCTTCCAGACCCTGGAGGCCGCCGACCGCCTGGGGGCTCGACTTGTTGTCTTTCATCCCGGATACGACCGGTGGAAGTACAGCGGCCTCGACCATCTCTGGCTGAATCAGAATCTGCACTTCTGGCCGCCTCTCCTGAAAAGGGCGGCTGAACAGAAATGCACTATGGCTCTGGAAAATATCTTCGAGAAGGATACGGGGACCCTCTGCGATCTTCTGTCCGCCCTTGACACTCCGTGGCTCGGGCATTGCTTCGATATAGGCCACTGGAGCCTCTTTGCGGATGTCTCACTTTCCGACTGGTTCAACGCTCTCGGTTCACGCCTTGTGCACCTTCATCTTCACGACAACCTCGGTGTAAGAGACGACCATTTACCGGTGGGAGAGGGGAGGATCGACTTTGCCGCCCTCTTCCAGTTGATGTCCAGCCTCCCCGCGGCACCAAGCATGACACTGGAAGCCCATACCCGGTCGAACCTGCTCCGCTCACTGACCGGTGTCGCCCCCTTCCTCGTCACCTGA
- a CDS encoding F0F1 ATP synthase subunit epsilon yields the protein MAEKLRLEMVTPYKKVLSTDVDEVTAPGTLGEFGVLPGHTPMLTNLKVGELVYRTGGETFHVAVNWGYVEVENDTVTVLVETAEPADEIDLERAKAALGRAEEALKKLSPEDKSYLIMEAALERAAIRIQVAGRRQQRGH from the coding sequence ATGGCAGAAAAACTCAGACTGGAAATGGTCACCCCCTACAAGAAGGTACTCTCCACCGATGTGGATGAGGTCACCGCGCCCGGGACCCTCGGCGAATTCGGAGTGCTGCCGGGCCATACTCCGATGTTGACCAACCTCAAGGTGGGCGAGCTGGTTTACCGTACCGGCGGAGAGACCTTTCATGTGGCTGTCAACTGGGGATATGTCGAGGTGGAGAACGATACGGTCACCGTCCTGGTGGAGACCGCCGAACCCGCCGACGAGATCGACCTCGAACGCGCCAAGGCCGCCCTGGGGCGCGCCGAGGAGGCTCTGAAGAAGCTCAGCCCAGAGGACAAGAGCTACCTGATCATGGAAGCCGCTCTGGAAAGGGCCGCTATCCGGATCCAGGTAGCCGGACGCAGACAACAGCGTGGCCACTAG
- a CDS encoding FadR/GntR family transcriptional regulator, with the protein MTNPFKPIRPKKISEEIVGQIKELISRGQLKPGERIPSERDMASMLGVSRPSVREAIMVLEAMGLIESRQGGGTFVRSLTETSLADPLTTMVEKDPRLLVSLVEVRMGLETWSAFLAASKATEEEIETLAGYIEEMERQAGEGGWDPQVDAQFHYTITMATHNTIQLHILDTIRGLFQATIEVSLLEFYKREGYLESLLNQHRAIFEGLRQRNPEKAREAMMEHLRFVQTKVPLIFKEKFS; encoded by the coding sequence ATGACCAACCCTTTCAAACCGATCCGACCGAAAAAGATTTCCGAAGAAATCGTGGGACAGATCAAGGAACTTATATCCAGAGGCCAACTTAAACCCGGTGAAAGAATCCCTTCTGAGCGGGACATGGCGAGCATGCTCGGAGTCAGCCGGCCTTCGGTACGTGAGGCGATCATGGTTCTGGAAGCCATGGGGCTGATTGAGTCGCGTCAGGGCGGCGGCACCTTCGTCCGTTCACTCACCGAAACCTCCCTTGCGGATCCGCTCACCACGATGGTAGAAAAAGACCCCCGTCTGCTCGTTTCGCTCGTTGAGGTGCGCATGGGGCTGGAAACATGGTCCGCATTTCTGGCTGCCTCCAAGGCCACGGAAGAGGAAATCGAAACGCTGGCCGGATACATCGAAGAGATGGAGCGGCAGGCCGGCGAAGGGGGCTGGGATCCTCAGGTTGACGCCCAGTTCCATTATACGATCACCATGGCAACCCACAACACCATTCAACTTCACATTCTGGATACGATCCGAGGTCTCTTTCAGGCTACCATCGAAGTCTCCCTCCTGGAATTCTACAAGAGGGAAGGGTATCTGGAGTCCCTGTTGAATCAGCACCGTGCCATTTTCGAGGGCTTGCGTCAACGCAATCCGGAAAAGGCACGAGAGGCGATGATGGAACATCTGAGATTCGTCCAGACCAAAGTCCCGCTGATTTTCAAGGAAAAATTCAGCTAA
- the atpD gene encoding F0F1 ATP synthase subunit beta, with amino-acid sequence MNKGKITQVIGPVVDVEFEAGKLPEIYHALKITNPSLGTGEWNLVVEVAQHLGENTVRTIAMDSTDGLVRGQDVLDTGKQIVMPVGRKTLGRILNVIGQPVDEAGPVDSDLEWEIHRPTPEFTDQSTKVEAFETGIKVVDLLAPYARGGKIGLFGGAGVGKTVLIMELIHNIAKQHGGYSVFAGVGERTREGNDLWHEMKESGVLDKAALIYGQMNEPPGARARVALSALTVAEYFRDEEGQDVLLFVDNIFRFTQAGSEVSALLGRIPSAVGYQPTLSTEMGELQERITTTNKGSITSVQAIYVPADDLTDPAPATAFAHLDATTVLSRQIAELGIYPAVDPLDSTSRILDPQVVGEEHYKIARDVQYVLQRYKDLQDIIAILGMDELSEEDKLVVARARKIQRFLSQPFHVAEVFTGSPGKYVELKDTIKGFREIVEGKYDDIPEQAFYLVGTIEEALEKAKKLAA; translated from the coding sequence ATGAATAAAGGAAAAATCACCCAGGTTATCGGTCCCGTCGTCGACGTGGAATTCGAGGCCGGTAAACTCCCCGAAATCTATCATGCCCTCAAGATCACCAACCCCTCTCTGGGGACTGGTGAGTGGAACCTGGTGGTCGAAGTAGCCCAGCACCTGGGCGAAAACACCGTCCGCACCATCGCCATGGACTCCACCGACGGTCTGGTGCGCGGCCAGGACGTGCTCGACACCGGCAAGCAGATCGTCATGCCCGTCGGTCGCAAGACCCTGGGACGCATCCTAAACGTGATCGGCCAGCCCGTCGACGAAGCCGGTCCGGTCGACTCCGATCTGGAATGGGAAATCCATCGTCCGACCCCCGAGTTTACCGACCAGTCGACCAAAGTCGAGGCCTTCGAAACAGGAATCAAAGTCGTCGACCTTCTCGCTCCCTACGCCCGCGGCGGAAAGATCGGCCTCTTCGGCGGAGCCGGAGTCGGCAAGACCGTTCTCATCATGGAGCTGATCCACAATATCGCCAAGCAGCACGGCGGCTACTCGGTCTTCGCCGGGGTGGGCGAGCGCACCCGCGAGGGGAACGACCTCTGGCACGAGATGAAAGAATCGGGCGTCCTCGACAAAGCTGCCCTGATCTACGGCCAGATGAACGAGCCCCCCGGCGCCCGCGCCCGCGTGGCGCTCTCCGCTCTCACCGTGGCCGAGTATTTCCGCGACGAGGAAGGCCAGGACGTCCTCCTCTTCGTCGACAACATCTTCCGTTTCACCCAGGCCGGCTCCGAGGTTTCGGCGCTTCTCGGCCGCATCCCCTCCGCTGTCGGCTATCAGCCGACCCTCTCGACCGAAATGGGCGAGCTGCAGGAGCGGATCACCACCACCAACAAGGGCTCGATCACCTCGGTCCAGGCGATTTACGTTCCTGCCGACGACCTGACCGACCCGGCCCCGGCGACCGCCTTTGCCCACCTCGACGCCACCACCGTTCTTTCCCGGCAGATCGCCGAGCTCGGCATCTACCCGGCGGTCGATCCCCTCGACTCCACGAGCCGCATCCTGGATCCTCAGGTGGTCGGCGAGGAGCATTACAAGATTGCCCGCGACGTGCAGTACGTTCTGCAGCGCTATAAGGACCTGCAGGACATCATCGCCATCCTCGGCATGGACGAGCTCTCCGAGGAGGACAAGCTGGTTGTGGCCCGCGCCCGCAAGATCCAGCGCTTCCTCTCCCAGCCCTTCCATGTCGCCGAGGTCTTCACAGGGTCCCCCGGCAAGTACGTCGAGCTCAAGGATACCATCAAGGGGTTCAGGGAGATCGTCGAAGGGAAATATGATGACATTCCCGAGCAGGCCTTCTACCTTGTGGGCACCATCGAGGAAGCTCTCGAAAAAGCCAAGAAGCTGGCGGCTTAA
- the dinB gene encoding DNA polymerase IV, translated as MPSKVLNSNSPRSVIHLDLDAFFAAVEQNDCPELRGQPVLVGGNRERGVVCACSYEARRYGIHSAMPMAQALRLCPAAKVLPVRMKRYRELSAQVFGIFSRFTDRIEPLSIDEAFLDVSGCERLFGQATTIASRIRKEVRAETGLTVSAGVAPNKFLAKLASDFGKPDGLVEVRPEAIDEFLLPLPLSRLHGVGEVTVGKLRKLGLRTVADLRQLSRSSLSTMLGAQGEHLYLLARGEDDRPVETTSAIKSVGHEETFSSDLWKMNDLHKELLDLCERVAARLRRHGLTGRCITLKVKYSDFVTVTRGRTIATGMDNAMMMYREGLSLLEKTEAGRRPVRLLGISLSLLEEEGSRQADLFEEERRRRQSALDRAVDGIRERFGAYGVRRGALVELPRSGDEEGGDTGQ; from the coding sequence ATGCCGAGCAAGGTGCTGAACAGTAATTCCCCCCGGTCGGTGATTCATCTTGACCTCGACGCATTTTTTGCTGCCGTGGAGCAAAATGACTGTCCCGAGTTGAGGGGTCAGCCGGTCCTGGTGGGGGGAAATCGGGAAAGAGGCGTTGTCTGCGCCTGTTCCTATGAAGCCCGGCGCTACGGAATTCACTCCGCAATGCCGATGGCGCAGGCCCTTCGGTTGTGCCCAGCGGCGAAGGTGCTGCCGGTGCGGATGAAGCGTTACCGAGAGCTGTCGGCCCAGGTCTTCGGAATATTCTCGCGATTCACAGACAGGATAGAGCCCCTCTCCATAGACGAGGCCTTCCTGGACGTCAGCGGCTGTGAACGCTTGTTCGGACAGGCAACCACTATAGCTTCCCGGATCAGAAAAGAGGTCCGCGCCGAAACCGGTCTCACGGTCAGCGCTGGAGTTGCGCCAAACAAATTCCTGGCCAAGCTGGCTTCGGACTTCGGAAAACCCGACGGACTAGTAGAGGTGCGGCCTGAAGCGATCGATGAATTCCTCCTTCCCCTTCCCCTCTCCCGGCTCCATGGTGTAGGTGAGGTAACGGTCGGAAAGCTGAGGAAACTTGGGCTGCGTACCGTTGCCGACCTGCGGCAGCTCAGCAGGAGCAGCCTGAGCACCATGCTCGGAGCCCAAGGCGAACACCTGTACCTCCTGGCCCGAGGGGAAGACGATCGTCCGGTGGAGACGACCAGTGCCATCAAGTCGGTGGGACACGAGGAAACCTTTTCCAGTGACCTGTGGAAAATGAACGATTTGCACAAGGAACTGCTGGACCTGTGTGAGAGGGTGGCGGCGCGGCTGCGACGCCATGGTTTGACAGGGCGTTGTATCACCCTGAAGGTGAAATATTCCGATTTCGTGACCGTAACGCGGGGCAGGACGATCGCCACCGGCATGGACAATGCCATGATGATGTACAGGGAGGGACTGAGTCTGCTCGAAAAGACCGAGGCGGGTCGAAGGCCTGTGCGGCTCCTGGGGATCTCTCTTTCACTGCTGGAGGAGGAGGGTTCACGCCAAGCGGATCTGTTTGAAGAGGAGAGGCGTCGTCGGCAAAGCGCTCTCGACCGGGCGGTAGACGGAATACGGGAACGCTTCGGGGCTTACGGGGTGCGCCGCGGAGCCCTGGTGGAATTGCCGAGGTCAGGTGACGAGGAAGGGGGCGACACCGGTCAGTGA
- a CDS encoding ATP-binding protein: protein MKSPSDRDRQQADLRAMILGMGERSIRKSYYPAFRRQVDALERYRELLHRADNAICLLSFPSLRFLDTNPSACRLFDVSASRQAEKCLPETIDPHSAEAIEAWTRDPVLQAGQPLRLESRVSSDEEGGVIDLTLTLVHFRDDRYVVCVAHDITERKEAERELCRALAETETSRAKIDAILRSVSDGLLVVGLDGSISLMNLSAESFLERSAADACSGPFEETVHQEELQSQIRDVLSGEDRPLITEFEMSGPSQKVPRIIRAKTTSVIGQENRRTGAITILHDISQEKALDRMKDEFISTAAHELRTPLTSLMGYSELLRQPDLYNGSSPAQQQEFLDIIYQKAEELGRIVDDLLDLSRVQSGKPITLDRHRDDLGLLLHEIVQGCREKVTDTQVVLDLPEYPLNLEFDRTRITQLMQNLLSNAIKFSPRGTTIRVFARKGPLFCTVGVEDEGAGMSPDELDHIFDKFYRVDASNTGFSGLGLGMSIVRQIVEAHGGEILVFSEQGIGTRVTFSLPLKPQPPRK, encoded by the coding sequence CTCAATCCGCAAATCCTACTACCCCGCCTTTCGCCGCCAGGTGGATGCCCTTGAGCGGTACCGGGAGCTCCTCCACAGGGCCGACAACGCCATCTGCCTGTTGAGTTTTCCATCCCTTCGGTTTCTGGACACCAATCCCAGCGCCTGCCGTCTTTTTGACGTTTCGGCCAGCCGGCAGGCGGAAAAGTGTCTGCCCGAGACGATCGACCCACACTCGGCCGAAGCCATCGAAGCCTGGACTCGCGATCCCGTCCTGCAGGCCGGCCAACCTCTGCGACTCGAATCCCGGGTCTCCTCCGATGAAGAAGGCGGCGTGATCGACCTCACGCTGACTCTCGTCCATTTTCGGGATGACCGCTACGTGGTCTGCGTGGCCCACGACATTACCGAGCGCAAGGAGGCGGAAAGGGAACTCTGTCGGGCCCTGGCGGAAACAGAGACTTCGCGGGCGAAGATAGACGCGATTCTCCGCTCGGTCTCCGACGGACTGCTGGTGGTCGGCCTCGATGGAAGTATCTCACTCATGAACCTGAGCGCCGAGAGCTTCCTCGAGCGCTCAGCCGCTGACGCCTGCTCAGGACCTTTCGAAGAGACTGTCCACCAGGAAGAATTGCAAAGTCAGATCCGGGACGTACTTTCCGGTGAGGACCGCCCCCTGATCACCGAGTTTGAAATGTCCGGGCCTTCACAGAAGGTGCCGCGCATCATCCGGGCCAAAACCACTTCCGTTATCGGTCAGGAGAACCGGCGGACCGGCGCCATCACCATCCTTCACGACATTTCACAAGAAAAAGCGCTGGACCGGATGAAGGATGAATTCATCTCCACCGCAGCCCACGAGCTGCGCACTCCCCTGACCTCGCTGATGGGCTATTCCGAACTACTCCGCCAGCCCGATCTGTACAACGGCTCCTCGCCGGCGCAGCAGCAGGAATTCCTGGATATCATCTATCAGAAGGCGGAAGAGCTGGGCCGGATCGTAGACGATCTCCTCGATCTGAGTCGGGTCCAGTCGGGGAAACCTATCACCCTGGATCGCCATCGAGACGACCTGGGCCTGCTTCTCCATGAAATCGTGCAAGGCTGCCGGGAGAAGGTGACCGATACCCAGGTTGTCCTGGATCTACCCGAATACCCCCTTAATCTGGAATTCGATCGGACGAGAATCACTCAACTCATGCAGAATCTTCTCAGCAATGCCATCAAATTTTCCCCCCGCGGAACGACCATTCGCGTCTTCGCCCGAAAAGGCCCTCTTTTCTGCACCGTAGGCGTCGAAGATGAAGGAGCCGGAATGTCTCCCGACGAACTGGATCATATCTTCGACAAATTCTACCGGGTCGATGCTTCCAATACCGGTTTCTCCGGACTGGGTCTCGGCATGTCCATCGTCCGCCAGATTGTCGAGGCCCACGGCGGAGAGATCCTGGTCTTCAGTGAACAGGGCATCGGAACCCGGGTGACCTTCTCCCTTCCCCTGAAGCCCCAACCGCCGCGGAAATAA
- the atpG gene encoding ATP synthase F1 subunit gamma, with the protein MPSLKDIKKRIGSVKNTQQITKAMKMVSAAKLRRAQEAVVAARPYANKMQEVLASLALREETEAHPLLKDRGKGRALIVLMTADRGLCGGFNSNISKATERFIRANTEGYEALDLMIIGRKGKELLKNRVGQHIVKVYENITGTISYGTASLLGQEIVESFIEEKYDAVYLVYNAFRSAISQEVTFEKLLPIVPKKVEEGEHVAEYLYEPSRSAVLDQILPKHIEVQVFRGLLESVASELGARMSAMDSASKNASEMIGKLTLQYNRARQAAITKELMEIISGAESIK; encoded by the coding sequence ATGCCAAGTCTGAAGGATATAAAGAAGCGGATCGGCTCGGTCAAGAACACCCAGCAGATCACCAAGGCGATGAAGATGGTTTCCGCCGCCAAGCTGAGGCGGGCCCAGGAAGCCGTGGTCGCTGCCCGGCCCTATGCCAACAAGATGCAGGAGGTCCTCGCCAGCCTCGCCCTGCGCGAGGAAACCGAAGCTCATCCCCTGCTCAAGGATCGGGGGAAGGGACGGGCGTTGATCGTGCTGATGACGGCCGATCGCGGCCTTTGCGGAGGCTTCAACAGCAACATCAGCAAGGCGACCGAGCGGTTCATCCGGGCCAATACCGAGGGCTACGAGGCGCTCGACCTGATGATCATCGGCCGCAAGGGCAAAGAGCTGCTGAAGAACCGTGTCGGCCAGCACATCGTCAAGGTCTATGAAAACATCACCGGCACTATCTCCTACGGGACGGCCTCCCTTCTGGGTCAGGAAATCGTCGAGAGCTTCATCGAGGAGAAATACGATGCGGTCTATCTCGTCTACAACGCCTTCCGCAGCGCGATTTCCCAGGAAGTGACCTTCGAAAAACTGCTTCCCATTGTTCCGAAGAAGGTCGAAGAAGGCGAGCACGTCGCCGAATACCTCTACGAACCCAGCCGGAGCGCGGTTCTGGACCAGATTCTGCCCAAACACATCGAAGTCCAGGTTTTCCGCGGGCTGCTCGAGTCGGTTGCTTCCGAGCTCGGCGCCAGGATGAGCGCGATGGACAGCGCCAGCAAGAACGCCTCGGAGATGATCGGCAAGCTTACCCTTCAGTACAATCGGGCCCGTCAGGCGGCCATCACCAAAGAGCTGATGGAAATCATCTCCGGCGCCGAATCGATCAAATAA
- a CDS encoding GntR family transcriptional regulator, with protein MKRKPIERHQTLREKILETIREAILRGALKPGEKVAEPELAERFGISRTPIREAFRQLESEGYLTVIPRKGAVVTALSERDVEEFYAIKSILEGYAARMAAVNLSSKDIDRLEAINDRLEQLARDGDVKTFFRVHNEFHELFIRAAGNEKLLELIGQLLMKFNRLRMASLSLPGRMEISVNEHKKILEAFKSNDGEKANQLVSKTAAYGGQVLIQSMAQQEGRRVEKSILQHVLDI; from the coding sequence ATGAAAAGAAAACCGATCGAACGACATCAGACCCTGAGGGAGAAGATTCTGGAGACGATCCGCGAAGCCATTCTCCGCGGGGCTCTCAAGCCCGGCGAAAAAGTCGCCGAACCTGAGTTGGCCGAGCGTTTCGGCATCAGTCGCACTCCGATTCGTGAAGCGTTCCGGCAGCTGGAGTCGGAGGGATACCTGACCGTCATTCCCCGCAAAGGGGCTGTGGTCACCGCCCTCTCGGAACGGGACGTGGAAGAGTTCTACGCCATTAAGAGCATCCTCGAAGGATATGCCGCCCGAATGGCTGCGGTCAATCTGAGCAGCAAGGATATTGACCGTCTCGAGGCAATCAATGATCGTCTAGAACAGCTGGCGCGGGACGGCGACGTAAAAACATTCTTCCGGGTACACAATGAGTTCCATGAGCTCTTCATCCGCGCCGCCGGAAATGAGAAGCTGCTGGAACTCATCGGTCAGCTTCTGATGAAGTTCAACCGGTTGCGCATGGCCTCTCTCTCTCTGCCGGGACGCATGGAAATCTCGGTGAATGAGCACAAGAAGATCCTTGAAGCCTTTAAGAGCAACGACGGGGAGAAGGCCAACCAGCTGGTGAGCAAAACGGCCGCCTATGGAGGCCAGGTTCTGATCCAGAGCATGGCCCAGCAGGAGGGAAGGCGAGTGGAAAAATCCATTCTCCAGCACGTGCTGGACATCTAG
- a CDS encoding EamA family transporter gives MSWLGFAFLTAFFESGKDVFGKKSLERSDEYVVAGAWRVFALPFLLPLLLVIDIPPLEAGFWWALLVSGGINVVTAILYMRAIRLSDLSITVPMVSFTPLFLLLTSPLLLGENPEPAGIVGIVLIVLGSYLLNLHRRDQGFWTPFRALLSEPGPRLMLLVALLWSITANVDKIGLQHSSPVLWAIAVNIVIACGLAPVILYRRAMGLGRIRGNLVLLSATGFCGAMTSLSQMTAISLTLVPHVIAIKRTSTLLSVVWGHFLFRESGFRKRLAGSAVMLAGVLLILWP, from the coding sequence ATGAGCTGGCTTGGCTTTGCTTTCCTGACGGCCTTTTTCGAATCCGGCAAGGACGTCTTCGGCAAAAAGAGCCTGGAAAGAAGCGATGAATACGTCGTTGCAGGCGCCTGGCGGGTTTTTGCCCTCCCCTTCCTGCTTCCCCTGCTGCTGGTGATTGACATTCCCCCTCTGGAGGCAGGCTTCTGGTGGGCGCTGCTGGTCAGCGGAGGGATTAACGTGGTGACCGCCATCCTCTATATGCGGGCGATCAGGCTCTCCGATCTGTCCATTACCGTTCCCATGGTTTCCTTCACCCCCCTGTTTCTCCTTCTAACCTCTCCCCTGCTGCTGGGAGAGAATCCGGAACCTGCAGGAATTGTCGGCATCGTGCTGATCGTCCTGGGTTCCTACCTGCTCAACCTGCATAGGAGGGATCAGGGCTTCTGGACCCCTTTCCGGGCCCTGCTCTCAGAACCCGGGCCGCGCCTGATGCTGCTGGTGGCTCTGCTCTGGAGTATTACCGCCAACGTCGACAAGATCGGCCTGCAACACTCCTCCCCTGTTCTATGGGCCATTGCAGTGAATATCGTCATCGCCTGCGGGCTTGCGCCGGTGATTTTGTACCGACGGGCCATGGGGCTAGGGCGGATCAGGGGGAATCTTGTTCTTCTCTCGGCTACCGGCTTCTGCGGCGCCATGACCTCCCTGAGTCAGATGACGGCGATAAGCCTCACCCTGGTGCCTCATGTCATCGCAATAAAGCGGACCAGCACCCTTCTATCCGTGGTGTGGGGACACTTCCTGTTCAGAGAGAGCGGCTTTCGGAAGCGTCTTGCGGGTTCTGCCGTCATGCTTGCCGGCGTGCTGCTGATCCTCTGGCCTTGA